Proteins from one Caulobacter sp. X genomic window:
- a CDS encoding glycosyltransferase family 4 protein — protein MSASDMTRAASEPVQDEFGWLAGSLLVLSNYYHPEPTGSAPPITDLSLWLAENGLRPDVLAARPSYPKNAVYEGYEAGQRDHEDFKGVNVRRVKSYIANSRGMIGRLLSETSFAASALFARERRYKGVICVCPSVFVVLVAPFFRARDGRVVAIVHDIQSGLAANLKFGMAGGLTQLLRKLEAWALNRCDRVIALTPGMERELRELGVKGQIDIIPPQVNVREIVPMPRAEGRPLLVYSGNLGRKQGLDQVMALAAELLKRSAVVDILIRGEGSERKALEEQAESEGLTNVRFADLAPRDQLSAAMGAATLHLVPQSPGGANFALPSKIFSIMAAERPYIATAEAGTPLALITQASKGGVTIEPNDAPEFADAVQKLISDPEALRRMSASGRSYVENYVDREVVCRRILRATKA, from the coding sequence GTGAGCGCGTCCGACATGACCCGCGCGGCAAGCGAGCCCGTTCAAGATGAGTTCGGCTGGCTGGCGGGCTCGTTGCTCGTTCTGAGCAACTACTATCATCCGGAGCCCACGGGCAGCGCGCCGCCGATCACGGATCTCTCGCTCTGGCTGGCCGAGAATGGGCTGCGTCCCGATGTGTTGGCCGCTCGGCCTAGCTATCCGAAGAACGCCGTCTACGAGGGCTACGAAGCCGGTCAGCGCGACCATGAGGATTTCAAGGGCGTCAACGTTCGCCGCGTGAAGTCATACATCGCCAATTCGCGAGGCATGATCGGGCGATTGCTTTCGGAGACCAGCTTCGCCGCCTCGGCGCTGTTCGCTCGCGAACGGCGCTACAAAGGCGTTATTTGCGTGTGCCCCTCCGTGTTCGTCGTCCTCGTCGCGCCGTTCTTCCGGGCGAGGGATGGCCGGGTCGTCGCGATCGTCCATGACATCCAGTCGGGATTGGCCGCTAACCTGAAGTTCGGAATGGCGGGCGGACTGACCCAACTTCTTCGGAAGCTCGAAGCCTGGGCCCTGAATCGCTGCGATCGCGTGATCGCCTTGACCCCGGGCATGGAGCGCGAGCTGCGGGAGCTGGGCGTCAAGGGGCAGATCGATATCATTCCGCCCCAGGTCAACGTCCGTGAGATCGTGCCGATGCCGCGCGCCGAGGGGCGGCCTCTTCTTGTTTACTCCGGCAATCTGGGGCGCAAGCAGGGGCTGGACCAGGTCATGGCTCTCGCCGCTGAACTTCTGAAGCGGTCGGCCGTTGTCGATATCCTCATCCGCGGCGAGGGCTCCGAGCGGAAGGCCCTTGAGGAGCAAGCCGAGAGCGAAGGCCTCACGAACGTACGCTTCGCGGATCTAGCGCCCCGTGACCAGTTGAGCGCCGCGATGGGGGCGGCAACGCTGCACCTTGTCCCGCAAAGTCCCGGCGGCGCCAACTTCGCTTTGCCGAGCAAGATCTTCTCGATCATGGCGGCTGAGCGCCCCTATATCGCGACTGCTGAGGCTGGCACTCCTCTGGCGTTGATTACTCAAGCTTCCAAAGGCGGGGTGACCATTGAGCCCAACGATGCGCCCGAGTTCGCAGATGCAGTCCAAAAGCTAATATCGGACCCTGAAGCGCTGCGCAGGATGTCTGCTTCGGGGAGGAGCTATGTCGAGAACTACGTCGACAGAGAAGTCGTATGTAGAAGAATTCTGCGTGCGACTAAAGCTTGA
- a CDS encoding DapH/DapD/GlmU-related protein, whose translation MYILRRVYSAVARAVAVRKNVHIGSNFKIGMFSFVNSSASLHIGHEVSIGANVWISCNGYIGNGVLISSQVGIVSKYEHDMYSVGVPISRAPTLGDPGWRNINKSDYIHIEDDVWIGFNVTILSGVRIGRGAVVAAGAVVVRDVGAYQIVAGNPARVIGERLNEELRIQHEAALRVRWLNIDRSDEIG comes from the coding sequence ATGTATATTTTGCGGAGGGTTTATAGTGCGGTAGCGCGAGCGGTGGCCGTAAGAAAAAATGTCCACATAGGAAGTAATTTTAAAATTGGAATGTTTAGCTTTGTTAACTCTTCGGCCAGTCTTCATATTGGCCACGAGGTTTCTATCGGCGCTAATGTTTGGATCTCTTGCAATGGTTATATCGGAAATGGAGTTTTAATTTCCAGCCAAGTTGGGATAGTGAGTAAATATGAGCACGACATGTATTCTGTTGGCGTGCCAATATCTCGCGCGCCAACACTTGGAGATCCAGGTTGGCGCAATATAAATAAATCTGACTATATTCATATTGAGGATGATGTTTGGATTGGGTTTAATGTTACCATTTTAAGTGGTGTTCGTATTGGCCGAGGCGCTGTCGTGGCCGCCGGCGCTGTCGTGGTGCGCGATGTGGGGGCCTACCAGATTGTGGCCGGTAATCCGGCAAGAGTTATTGGCGAGCGGCTGAACGAAGAACTGCGTATCCAGCATGAAGCCGCGTTGCGAGTGCGTTGGTTAAATATAGATCGCAGTGACGAGATTGGGTGA
- the gmd gene encoding GDP-mannose 4,6-dehydratase: MTVKSNGKVALITGVTGQDGAYLSELLLSKGYTVHGLKRRSSSFNTGRIEHLYQDPHEADPRFILHYGDMTDSTNLIRIVQQTQPDEIYNLAAQSHVQVSFETPEYTSNADGTGTLRLLEAIRILGLEKKTKFYQASTSELYGLVQEVPQSEKTPFYPRSPYAAAKLYSYWIVVNYREAYGIHASNGILFNHESPLRGETFVTRKITRAVAAIKQGFQDKLYLGNLDAKRDWGHAREYVRGMWLMLQQETADDYVLATGETTLVRDFVTKAFSEVGITINWSGTGVDEKGACAETGKVLVEVDPRYFRPTEVELLIGDPTKAKTKLGWVHETKWEQLCAEMVAADMINVAREKRRNAE; this comes from the coding sequence ATGACGGTTAAAAGCAATGGTAAGGTTGCGCTCATCACAGGCGTGACCGGGCAAGATGGCGCGTATCTGTCGGAGCTGCTGCTCTCGAAGGGCTATACGGTCCACGGATTGAAGCGGCGGTCGTCGTCGTTCAACACCGGTCGGATTGAGCATCTCTATCAAGACCCGCACGAAGCCGATCCGCGCTTCATCCTGCACTACGGCGACATGACCGACAGCACGAACCTGATCCGGATCGTGCAGCAGACCCAGCCCGACGAGATCTACAACCTGGCGGCCCAGAGCCACGTCCAGGTCAGCTTCGAGACCCCAGAATACACCAGCAACGCCGACGGCACGGGCACGCTGCGCCTGCTGGAAGCCATCCGCATCCTGGGCCTCGAAAAGAAGACCAAGTTCTACCAGGCCTCGACCTCGGAGCTGTACGGCCTGGTGCAGGAAGTGCCGCAAAGCGAAAAGACGCCGTTCTATCCGCGCAGCCCGTACGCCGCAGCAAAGCTCTACAGCTACTGGATCGTGGTCAACTACCGCGAGGCCTACGGCATTCACGCCAGCAACGGCATCTTGTTCAACCATGAGAGCCCGCTGCGGGGCGAGACGTTCGTTACCCGCAAGATCACCCGCGCTGTCGCGGCCATCAAACAGGGCTTCCAGGACAAACTCTATCTGGGCAACCTCGACGCCAAGCGCGACTGGGGCCACGCCCGCGAATACGTCCGCGGCATGTGGCTGATGCTGCAGCAGGAAACGGCCGACGACTACGTCCTGGCCACCGGCGAAACCACCCTGGTTCGCGACTTCGTGACCAAGGCCTTCTCGGAAGTCGGCATCACGATCAACTGGTCGGGAACCGGCGTCGACGAGAAGGGTGCCTGCGCCGAGACCGGCAAGGTGCTGGTCGAGGTCGATCCGCGCTACTTCCGCCCGACCGAAGTCGAGCTGCTGATCGGCGACCCGACCAAGGCCAAGACCAAGCTCGGCTGGGTGCACGAGACCAAGTGGGAGCAGCTCTGCGCCGAAATGGTCGCCGCCGACATGATCAATGTCGCCCGGGAGAAGCGTCGCAATGCCGAATGA
- a CDS encoding GDP-L-fucose synthase, translating into MSPGRSVAMPNDVIFPLEGKRVWVAGHRGMVGSAIVRRLASEGCEVLIAGRDVLDLERQSAVEAWMAKERPDAIFMAAAKVGGILANDTYPADFLYNNLVIETNIVDAAWRNGVGKVLFLGSSCIYPKFAPQPIMEDALLTGPLEPTNEWYAIAKIAGIKLAQAYRKQHGCDFISAMPTNLYGIGDNFDLNSSHVMPALIRKAHEAKQAGADSITIWGTGTPRREFLNADDCADACVFLMKTYSDFEHVNVGSGEDITILDLACLVCEVVGFDGKVVTDISKPDGTPRKLMSASKLQSMSWRPSISLRDGIADAYRYYLSTCGQRSA; encoded by the coding sequence ATGTCGCCCGGGAGAAGCGTCGCAATGCCGAATGACGTGATCTTTCCTCTCGAGGGCAAGCGCGTCTGGGTTGCCGGCCATCGTGGAATGGTCGGCTCCGCCATCGTGCGGCGCCTCGCCTCCGAGGGCTGCGAAGTCCTGATCGCCGGCCGCGATGTCCTCGACCTCGAGCGCCAGAGCGCGGTCGAGGCCTGGATGGCCAAGGAAAGGCCGGACGCCATCTTCATGGCCGCGGCCAAGGTCGGCGGCATCCTGGCCAACGACACGTATCCCGCCGACTTCCTTTACAACAACCTGGTCATCGAGACGAACATCGTCGATGCCGCTTGGCGCAACGGCGTCGGCAAGGTGCTGTTCCTCGGCTCGTCGTGCATCTATCCGAAGTTCGCGCCTCAGCCGATCATGGAAGACGCCCTGCTCACCGGCCCGCTGGAGCCGACCAACGAGTGGTACGCTATCGCCAAGATCGCCGGCATCAAGCTGGCTCAGGCCTATCGCAAGCAACATGGCTGCGACTTCATCAGCGCCATGCCGACCAATCTGTATGGGATCGGCGACAACTTCGACCTGAACAGCAGCCACGTAATGCCGGCCCTGATCCGCAAGGCACACGAGGCCAAGCAGGCCGGTGCCGACAGCATCACGATCTGGGGCACCGGTACGCCACGCCGCGAGTTCCTGAACGCCGATGACTGCGCCGACGCCTGCGTGTTCCTGATGAAGACCTATTCGGACTTCGAGCACGTGAATGTTGGCTCGGGCGAGGACATAACGATCCTCGACCTCGCGTGTTTGGTATGTGAGGTGGTTGGTTTTGACGGCAAAGTTGTCACGGATATTTCGAAACCGGACGGCACGCCGCGCAAGCTTATGAGTGCTAGTAAATTGCAGTCAATGTCATGGCGTCCGAGTATATCTCTAAGGGATGGCATTGCTGATGCTTATAGGTACTACTTGTCGACTTGTGGGCAGAGGTCCGCGTGA